A single genomic interval of Pangasianodon hypophthalmus isolate fPanHyp1 chromosome 8, fPanHyp1.pri, whole genome shotgun sequence harbors:
- the LOC113534163 gene encoding transmembrane protein 26 produces MYSPPLPECNDGTMCKVLDVLLALLSRFLFTVHGIVTVWRVVVVKGDPCYWLLLMGVALLGVEMAVTIKCTRNAEWKWFSPMVFLYLSTVIPSIWFLELNLLQFKLPINSSSPDLLLLSHIPIAAGLADLEPENWAAGLEQTMLIVLVLGRWLMPKGDMSRDQLSQLLMVYVGLGADILDIFDTFKEPEVKTNRAVIIVGLSLFSWALMQFPLVLTQTNPPKSHTKIHLKPTSPELLPCPYTSCCSSEIWSLLLTVGLQDGPFLVYRLYLMLRENVLNQLMIFFTCKNILIVMLELYRIGVVHFELHRPGGRERSPNEPQRQTERVEGERFEVLESSRQGVNESID; encoded by the exons ATGTATTCTCCCCCCCTCCCAGAGTGCAACGACGGGACAATGTGCAAAGTTCTGGACGTCCTTCTGGCTCTGCTAAGTCGTTTCCTGTTCACAGTGCATGGCATCGTGACGGTGTGGCGTGTTGTGGTGGTGAAGGGTGATCCCTGCTATTGGCTGCTGCTGATGGGCGTGGCACTGCTGGGTGTAGAGATGGCCGTTACTATCAAATGCACCCGCAATGCAGAGTGGAAATG GTTCTCTCCCATGGTCTTCCTTTATCTCAGTACTGTGATTCCCTCCATCTGGTTCCTGGAGCTAAACCTGCTGCAGTTCAAGCTGCCAATCAACTCGTCTTCACCTGATCTTCTCCTCCTGTCTCATATCCCCATAGCAGCG GGATTAGCAGATTTGGAACCTGAAAACTGGGCAGCTGGTTTGGAGCAGACCATGCTTATCGTACTGGTACTAGGACGCTGGCTCATGCCCAAAGGTGACATGTCACGTGACCAGCTCTCACAACTCCTCATGGTCTATGTGGGCCTGGGTGCAGACATCCTGGACATTTTTGACACTTTCAAGGAGCCTGAAGTGAAAACCAACCGTGCTGTAATTATTGTGGGGCTGAGCCTCTTCTCCTGGGCCTTAATGCAATTCCCTTTGGTTCTGACACAAACAAATCCCCCTAAATCCCATACAAAGATCCATCTTAAACCCACCAGCCCTGAGTTACTGCCCTGCCCCTATACCTCCTGCTGCTCCAGTGAAATCTGGAGCCTTCTTCTTACTGTGGGGCTTCAGGATGGCCCGTTCCTCGTGTACCGCCTCTACCTGATGCTTAGAGAAAACGTTCTGAATCAGCTGATGATCTTCTTCACGTGTAAGAACATTCTCATTGTAATGCTGGAGCTGTACAGGATTGGTGTGGTACACTTTGAGCTGCACAGGCCTGGGGGGAGAGAAAGATCACCTAATGAAcctcagagacagacagaaagagttGAAGGTGAAAGATTCGAAGTTTTAGAGTCTAGCCGCCAAGGGGTAAATGAAAGCATTGATTAA